ACTTTGTTGGGGTTTTGCCCATTCCAACCTCGGCTGTATTCTCTTCAATGGCTGGAAACTTTTGCTCACTATTTCTGAAGAAACTCCCACCGGAACTGTGGATTTTACATAGTTAAAATCTTTCTCATCCCTTCTTTGCTGTATTGCAGGAGAAAGGTTTGGTTTTGGTTGTGGCCTTCCAGATATGTTCTGACTACCTGCCACTGATACCTTGTTGGTACCAGCAGGATCACAAGTTTCTTCCGGCTTTGCTGGAGCAGGTGGGTCCTGCTTTGAAGATCTTAAGGATTCTGCCGCTTTCTCAAGATCGCCTTCAGCAGCAACAACTGCTCTTTCAACCTCCTGCTTTGTGCACTTGTATCTGATTTCCATGTCAGCAATTCGTGCAAGCTCTTCTGATATGTCAATTTTTAAGTTCCCACCACCAATAGTTGATTCCTTATGCTTAACTGCTTCTTCTTCACTTCCTTCAAAAAGCCACGCCACAGATTCCTCCACTTTGCCTTCATTGAAAATAAGAGCCATTGTAGCCCGATCATGAGAAAATCCCATTGCTACAAGCTGCTGAGCAAGTGCTTCAAGCTTTCTTGACATAAGATAGCCATTGCATCGCTCGTGCAACTCCTGAGCTCGCCTCTCCTTCTGACGCTGATGTTTCCTCTCATTCTTTTGACGAATTTTTTCTCGCTTATCATTGTCAGCTCCTGGTATTATTTCCGGCCGGACGGGaagatttgaagttttctctTTGTGCTCTTCTGATTCACCCGACCAGCTACCATTATTAGATATTGAATCAAACTCAATCCCAGCTCCAAGTGAGCCTCCCAAATGCTCATCTGTGTCTTCTATGTTTCGGAAACGACCATTGCTCTGAAGAGGTGAAGCAGATGATGATGGTGCTGTTTCAATGGTATGGAATGTTCCCAAAAGTGGATTGTAAGCACTAGCTGGAGCACCACTAGCTGCATTAGCAGGTCCAGAAGGCCTTGCAGAAGCCTTCTGAGAGTCCTTGCTGGATTTTTTATCTTTGGACTTCGACTTGGATGCAGGAGACATTGCTGTCACCAAATATAGTCCTGAAAGATTTAAGACAATACTTTACAAAATCAATGATGCACAGAAAGAGATAAGCAGTCAATAC
This sequence is a window from Gossypium raimondii isolate GPD5lz chromosome 5, ASM2569854v1, whole genome shotgun sequence. Protein-coding genes within it:
- the LOC105768724 gene encoding uncharacterized protein LOC105768724, with translation MSPASKSKSKDKKSSKDSQKASARPSGPANAASGAPASAYNPLLGTFHTIETAPSSSASPLQSNGRFRNIEDTDEHLGGSLGAGIEFDSISNNGSWSGESEEHKEKTSNLPVRPEIIPGADNDKREKIRQKNERKHQRQKERRAQELHERCNGYLMSRKLEALAQQLVAMGFSHDRATMALIFNEGKVEESVAWLFEGSEEEAVKHKESTIGGGNLKIDISEELARIADMEIRYKCTKQEVERAVVAAEGDLEKAAESLRSSKQDPPAPAKPEETCDPAGTNKVSVAGSQNISGRPQPKPNLSPAIQQRRDEKDFNYVKSTVPVGVSSEIVSKSFQPLKRIQPRLEWAKPQQSAVPAEKRWPSSGSNPSVSYSLASPLQASPPLAKTESRNVAVGSDYKKLQPSIREPVMMMQRPQSVNTKQVPATCISSSPPGTTPFLYPSSSVEITKSNGFMPHIASARGLSSNSLSSNPMHPQLYYPQQQQFSSSSSPGDSPGTSRGNGLWSRTGGSPTLAAASSLGLFTGSGSTNSSGASSPVDWSSGSSMAQLDYTNIDWSLDRTSPRPGGIWLGPTSPMKSSHLYYRNTNGLSVKPGMRLTPNVSAVAIAGLQDGGVAAAEASSTSVSHEWTSPFEGKDLFSLPRQYVSSPTL